In the Candidatus Methanomethylicota archaeon genome, GTTGATTAATAAGCTCTTTCCTTTCCCGTTTTACGCCAACCACTATCCTAAATATAACATCCCTATTTATTACGGGATATATTATGGGGGTAGGTTCAGCTTCCGTTTCTTTTATCTTTCCTTCTTGTTCCTTATAGATAGGGGTTGTAACTTCAGGAACTAAAAGATTATATTTTGAGCTTATAGGATATGCATTGAGGAATACTATGGAGGAAGATTCCTCTTTGGTTCCAAGTAGGGGGACTAAATCTTTCCTTTCTATTTCTATGTAAGACCTAAAGGCTCCTTTAAGAGAGGATGCGGGTATGTAAGGTAGGTTCAGTAAAGGGTCCCATGCTAAACCCACTTCAAATATTTGCTTTCCAAATGTGTCATTTGCCACACCCACTATTAATCTTGAGTTGGTTCTCCCCGGAAAATCGAATACAATGTATCCACATGATTGAAGAGCTAATTTCTGCGTGTCAAGAAGGTTTGAAGCTTTTTTAAACACTTCATTAAGATTTTCTGGGGAATAAGCCATTGACAATTCCTCTAATATCTTCCTCTTCCTCTCTTCCAGATCCTCTCTTCTCCTACGATCTTCCTTCTCAATTCTAGCTTTATCTTTCAAATATTTTACACTTTCTATTCTAAGCCAAGAAAGCACGTTAGTGGAAGATGGATCTAAGGGGATTCCTTCAGTATATCTCATGGATAAATCACCTCATACTTATAGTTCATTTTTTCAAGATAATTTTCAAGATTTGATATTAAGCAAAGATACGTCTCTTTCACTCTTCTACCATCTACATCTAGTGGTTTTTTACCTTGCTGTTCTTCTCCATATAATCCTTTCCACTTAATCTCAGTAGGCCAATCACTAGAGAGAAAGAAAGTAAATAGAGCCCTTCCTTCATGAACTGCAAGATGAATTGGACTTGCCCTTCTATTAACATTGCTTATATAGCCCGTCCCCTTCTGTTCCCTAGGAAGACCTAAAAACCAAGCTAATCTCTTCCTCGTTATGGTATCCTGACTTTCGTCAGCACTTGTTATCTTGAAGCCCATTCTTCTTGATCTCCCTGGTCTATAGAAGAAGT is a window encoding:
- the cmr6 gene encoding type III-B CRISPR module RAMP protein Cmr6, coding for MRYTEGIPLDPSSTNVLSWLRIESVKYLKDKARIEKEDRRRREDLEERKRKILEELSMAYSPENLNEVFKKASNLLDTQKLALQSCGYIVFDFPGRTNSRLIVGVANDTFGKQIFEVGLAWDPLLNLPYIPASSLKGAFRSYIEIERKDLVPLLGTKEESSSIVFLNAYPISSKYNLLVPEVTTPIYKEQEGKIKETEAEPTPIIYPVINRDVIFRIVVGVKRERKELINQLKLFLGEVLERGIGAKTLLGYGIIELEGTQ